One window of the Thermoplasmatales archaeon genome contains the following:
- a CDS encoding (2Fe-2S)-binding protein: MPIVKIVCRCEDVSEEEIVDAIEKYDCETLDELKHLLRIGMGHCQGRTCLIIAARILVSKKGKKIEEIIPSFRPPDEPVEIGILGKHE; this comes from the coding sequence ATTCCAATTGTGAAAATTGTTTGTAGATGTGAGGATGTGAGTGAAGAAGAAATTGTTGATGCAATTGAAAAATATGATTGCGAAACCCTTGATGAGCTCAAACATCTTTTGAGAATTGGCATGGGCCACTGCCAGGGAAGAACTTGCCTTATAATTGCTGCAAGAATTCTTGTAAGTAAAAAAGGAAAAAAGATTGAGGAAATAATTCCTTCTTTTCGCCCTCCTGATGAACCAGTTGAAATAGGAATTCTGGGAAAACATGAATAA
- a CDS encoding radical SAM protein, with protein sequence MERKANVINLFDPWKSKLCTCPKKYSFNPYTGCSHACIYCYISSYIKNPFKARVKKNVLRNLAKEVEKVDTYISMANSGDAYTPEEEKIGITRKCLEIFKEKNIPVLIITKSDIVKRDIDILREMKASVSITITTLSIEKARKVEPNAPLPERRIKAIETLAEEGILCSVRIDPILPGFNDDEIEEIVESISPFVKHVVASTLKPRRDSFERLKGIIEIEKYSWRRVGNSFYLPEKIRYFYLEKVEEACRRNNLSFGACREGYKFYGKTCDGGHLIYGGK encoded by the coding sequence GCAAATGTTATAAATTTATTTGATCCTTGGAAGAGCAAATTATGCACTTGTCCAAAAAAATATTCATTTAATCCGTATACAGGTTGCTCACATGCATGCATATATTGCTATATCTCTTCCTATATCAAAAATCCTTTCAAAGCAAGGGTAAAGAAGAATGTGCTGAGAAATTTAGCAAAAGAAGTTGAAAAAGTTGATACTTACATAAGCATGGCAAATAGTGGCGACGCCTATACACCAGAGGAAGAGAAAATTGGAATAACAAGGAAATGCCTTGAAATATTTAAGGAAAAAAACATCCCCGTGCTGATAATAACAAAATCAGATATAGTGAAGAGAGATATTGATATACTGAGAGAAATGAAAGCGAGTGTTAGCATAACAATCACAACATTGAGCATTGAAAAAGCAAGAAAAGTAGAGCCAAATGCTCCCTTGCCAGAGAGAAGAATAAAGGCAATTGAAACACTTGCTGAAGAAGGAATTCTATGTTCCGTAAGAATTGATCCCATATTACCTGGGTTTAATGATGATGAAATAGAAGAAATTGTTGAAAGCATTTCTCCATTTGTAAAGCATGTTGTTGCCTCTACACTAAAGCCGAGAAGGGATTCTTTTGAAAGGTTGAAGGGCATTATTGAAATTGAAAAATATTCATGGAGGAGGGTTGGAAATTCTTTTTATCTGCCTGAAAAAATTAGATATTTTTATCTTGAAAAAGTGGAAGAGGCTTGCAGGAGGAACAATTTATCTTTTGGAGCATGCAGGGAAGGATATAAATTCTACGGAAAAACATGTGATGGAGGACATTTAATTTATGGCGGAAAATAA
- a CDS encoding FAD-binding oxidoreductase, with translation MNKVDVAIIGAGINGCAIAYELAKRGKDVAVFERKWIASGDTGRCGAGIRQQWATEENAILAKKSVEIFEKLSEELNYDIGLRQGGYLIAIHSEEEMKQAKKNIEMQNRLGIPSRIIYEDEIKEIAPILDLNGMEAIAATFCPTDGHANPFKTTYAYALAAKKLGAKIYKFTEVKEIKVKDKKIEGILTTKGELKANFVVNCAGAWSGEVARMAGIELPNKPVRKEALVTEPIKRSFDCMVISFRDGIYFSQQEEGQILGGIPSPEEKTGYYFEPTYSFLKHMAFMLGKYAPPLKHVKILRQWTGFYDVTPDALPILGKTSVEGFIQCNGFSGHGFMIAPMVARLIAQLICDEKTDLPIDNLSIERFKRKTFKEKAVVG, from the coding sequence ATGAATAAAGTAGATGTTGCAATAATTGGAGCGGGAATAAATGGATGTGCAATTGCATATGAATTAGCGAAACGGGGAAAAGATGTTGCGGTTTTTGAAAGAAAATGGATTGCAAGTGGAGACACTGGAAGATGTGGCGCGGGAATAAGACAGCAGTGGGCAACTGAGGAAAATGCAATTTTAGCAAAGAAAAGCGTTGAAATATTTGAAAAGCTTAGCGAGGAATTGAATTATGATATTGGATTGAGACAAGGAGGATATCTTATAGCAATCCATAGCGAAGAAGAGATGAAGCAGGCTAAGAAAAATATTGAAATGCAGAATAGGCTTGGGATACCTTCTCGAATAATCTATGAAGATGAAATTAAAGAGATAGCTCCAATACTTGATTTAAATGGAATGGAAGCAATTGCAGCAACATTTTGCCCTACAGATGGACATGCAAATCCTTTCAAAACAACATATGCATATGCACTTGCAGCAAAAAAACTTGGCGCAAAAATATATAAGTTTACAGAAGTAAAAGAGATAAAAGTTAAAGACAAAAAAATAGAAGGGATATTGACAACCAAAGGAGAGTTAAAAGCAAATTTTGTTGTGAATTGCGCGGGCGCCTGGAGCGGAGAGGTGGCGAGAATGGCGGGCATAGAGTTGCCAAACAAGCCTGTCAGGAAGGAGGCGCTTGTTACAGAGCCAATAAAGAGGAGCTTTGATTGCATGGTGATCTCTTTTAGGGATGGAATATATTTCAGCCAGCAGGAAGAAGGGCAGATCCTTGGAGGAATACCTTCGCCCGAGGAAAAAACTGGTTATTATTTTGAGCCAACTTATTCATTCCTGAAGCACATGGCCTTTATGCTTGGAAAATATGCTCCTCCGCTTAAGCATGTAAAAATACTAAGGCAATGGACCGGATTTTATGATGTAACACCTGATGCACTGCCAATTTTAGGGAAAACGAGTGTTGAAGGATTTATTCAATGCAATGGATTCAGCGGACACGGTTTTATGATTGCGCCAATGGTTGCAAGGTTAATTGCTCAACTTATATGTGATGAAAAAACTGATTTGCCAATAGATAATTTAAGCATAGAAAGATTTAAAAGAAAAACATTTAAGGAGAAGGCGGTTGTTGGATAA